In Geotalea uraniireducens, the genomic window CAGAAAAGCTAATTTATCTTGAACTCAACGCGTTTCAGCACCCGGCCGATATCGTCCACCGCCTCGACCCGCCACTCACCGACCGACTGGCGATCGATCGGCTTCTTGCTCCAGGTCCGCCATTTAGTCCCTTTGACCGACAATTCCTGTTCGCTTACCAGTTCGCCATTCTTGAACCAGCGATGTTTGATCGTCGTATCGGTCCCGGAGGGATTGACGAGCCTGGTAAAACAGTACAGCGCCTTGACCGATGTGGAAGAGATCCGCTTAACCGAATCAATCGGATTGTTCCGACTGATTTTCGTGGTTACCGCCATCTCGGTAATCTTGAGCGACCCGTCTGCAGCCATCGCCGCACCGGTCAGGAACAGCAGAAGAACTGCTCCGGCCAGAACTGCTGAGAGATGAGCAAACGATTTCATGGCGCCTCCGTGGGATTTGGCATGGGCCGGCAGGCCGGGCCTGCCGGCCGGATGGTTCGTCAGGTGCGGTAATCGGCGTTGATCTTCACGTAATCGTAAGAAAGATCTGAAGTATATACCGTCGAGCGGCCGTTCCCCAGATGGAGATCGACCGTGACGGCAAACTCTTTCTTCCGCAACACTTCGGTTCCTCTTGCCTCCGCATCGCCGCCGGCAAAAACCCCACCCTTAACCATTTGCACATCGTCGAAAAAGAGTTCGGTCCGCTCGGGATCGACGTCGGCACCGGAATAACCGACCGCGGCAAAAATCCGCCCCCAGTTCGCGTCCTGGCCGAAAAAAGCGGTTTTCACCAGGAGCGAATTGGCCACCGTCAGCGCCGCCCGTTTCGCCTCGCTGTTGTCCCGCGCCCCTTTGACGGTGATCTCGACGAACTTGGTCGCCCCTTCGCCATCGCGGACGATCTGCTGTGCCAACGCCAGCAGCACCTCGTTCAGCAACCGGCTGAACTCCGCCGCCGCTGCGCTCGCCCCGGTCAGTGGGACATTCCCCGCGGCGCCGTTGGCCATGATCAGCGCCGTATCGTTGGTCGACATATCCCCGTCGACCGAAATTGCGTTAAAGGAAGAGTCGATCCCTTCGGCGAAGACGTGCCGAAGCCAAGCGGGGTCCACAGCGGCGTCGGTCACAAGGAACGCCAGCATGGTCGCCATGTTCGGCATGATCATCCCCGCGCCTTTGGCAACCCCGGCGATGGTATAGGGGACGCCGTCGATGCTGCCGCTCCGCTGCTCTAGTTTGGGATAGGTATCGGTCGTCATGATGGCGCGCGCCACATCGTCGAGCGTGCCGCCGGCCAGCCCGGCAACCAGCGGAGGGACCCCGCTCCTGAGCCGCGCCATCGGCAACGGCACCCCGATCACGCCGGTGGAGGCAACCAGCACCGCCTCTTCTTCAATGCCGAGTTCGGCGGCCACGAGGCCCGTCGTTTCCCGGGCGTCGGCCATTCCCTGCCCGCCGGTGCAGGCATTGGCATTGCCGCTGTTGACCACCACCGCACGGCACGAGCCGCCCCTCGTCCGCTCCATATCGAGCAGAACCGGCGCCGCCTTGACCTTGTTCGCCGTATAGACGGCGGCTACCGCCGCCGGCACCTCGGAAACGATCAAGGCGAAATCGAGCCGACCCGGCTTTTTTATTGCCGCCTCCACGGCGGCGAATTTAAACCCTTTGATGTTCATGACGACCTCAACCTTCCGTTCGCACTCTAACATGGCTGGATCCCACGTGGGCGAAGAGCGAGCGGCGGAGCATACTCCCGTATGCGGGCAGCCCCGCGACGAGGGCAACAACGCGGATGGGTATTTCCCCGCGTCAGCCTATTTGCCGCAGCACTTCTTGTACTTTTTCCCGCTGCCGCACGGGCACGGATCATTCCGTCCCGCCGTCTTCTTGCTCTTGGCCGGCTGCGCGGCAGCCTCTTCACTGGCCAGGTTGAAGACCAGCCGCTGCTGCTTCTGTTGGCGCTTCAGCTCTTCCTCTTCGATCCGATCCATATCCTGATCCTGGGCGATCTGCACCCAGAAGATCTTCTGGACCGTTTCCTCGGCGATCCGCGCCATCAGCCCCATGAACAAATCGAAGGCCTCTTTCTTGTACTGCTGCTTCGGATCCTGCTGGCCGTAGCCGCGCAGGCCAATCCCCTCCTTCAGGTGATCGATGGAAAGGAGGTGGTCTTTCCACTGGGTATCGATAGTCTGCAGCATCATCACCTTGATCAGGTGATCCATCAATTCTTCACCAAACTCCGCCAGTTTGGCCTCGAACATCTGATGGACATTCTCCTTCAAGAGCGTCCGGAAGCTTTCCGGACTGAGCCGGTCGAGGGTCTGGGCCGGTACGTCAAGCTGGATGGCAAAAAGCTTGTACACCGCCTCGCCAATCCCTTGCCAGTCCCATTCGGCGGCCGGCACTTTTTCGATGGCGTACGCTACAGCCAGGTCCTCGATGGCATCGTCCAGCATCTGCAGGAAATTGCCCCGAATATCCTCGCCGGCGAGGATTTCGCGGCGCTGGGTGTAGATCACCTCGCGCTGCTTGTTCATCACGTCGTCGTACTCGATCAGATGCTTGCGGATATCGAAGTTGTGGGCCTCGACCTTTTTCTGGGCATTCTCGATCGCCTTGGTGATCATGCCGTGAGTGATCGCCTCCCCCTCCTCGATCTTGAGCAGATCCATAATCTTGGCGACCCGGTCCGAACCGAAAATCCGCAGCAGGTCATCCTGGAGCGACAGGTAGAAACGGGAAGAGCCGGGGTCGCCCTGCCGGCCGGACCGGCCACGGAGCTGGTTGTCGATCCGCCGCGATTCGTGGCGTTCAGTGCCGAGGATGTGCAAGCCGCCGAGAGCAACAACTTCGTCATGTTCGGTGGCGCACTCTTCGCGATACTTGGCCAGCACCCGCTCGTACTCTTCCTCCGCCACCTCCGCATCCGGATTGGCACGGCGCCACTGCTTGGCCAGCCCCTCCGGGTTGCCGCCGAGCAGAATATCGGTACCGCGGCCGGCCATGTTGGTGGCGATGGTCACCATCCCCTTCCGGCCCGCCTGGGCGACGATCTCTGCTTCACGCTCGTGCTGCTTGGCGTTCAGGACGTTATGGGGCACCCCCTGCCGCTTGAGCAGCTCCGCCAGGACTTCGGACTTCTCGATGGAGATGGTGCCAACCAGCACTGGTTGGCCCTTGGTATGGCAATCCTTGATCTCTTCGATCACCGCCTTGAACTTCTCCTGCTCCGTCTTGTAGATGACATCGGGGAAGTCGGGACGGAGCAACGGCCGGTTGGTCGGAATGACCACCACGTCGAGCTTGTAGATCTTGTCGAACTCTTCCGCTTCGGTGTCGGCAGTACCGGTCATCCCGGACAGTTTTTCATACATCCGGAAGTAGTTCTGGAAGGTGATGGTGGCCAGGGTCTGGTTCTCGTTCTCGATATCAACCCCTTCCTTAGCCTCGATCGCCTGGTGCAGGCCGTCCGACCAGCGGCGGCCCGGCATGAGGCGGCCGGTAAACTCGTCGACGATCAGCACTTCCCCTTCCTTCACCACGTAGTCGACATCCCGCTTGAACAGCGCATGGGCCCGCAACGCCTGATTGACGTGATGAAGGGTATCCATGTTGACCGGGTCGTAGAGGTTGTCGAGCTTGAGCAGCTTCTCGACCTTCAAGACCCCTTCTTCAGTGAGGGTCGCCGTCCGCGCCTTCTCGTCGACCGTATAGTCACCAGTATAGACCTTGCGCTTCCCGGAGAGGGTATTGGCCTCCTCCTCCTTCATTTCCCCCTTCACAAGATGCGGGATGACCCGGTCGATCACGTAGTACTTGTCGGTGGAATCCTCAGTCGGCCCGGAAATGATCAGCGGCGTCCGCGCCTCGTCGATCAGGATCGAGTCGACCTCGTCGACGATGGCGTAATTGAAGTCCCGCTGGACATAGTCGTCGAGGGAGAACTTCATGTTGTCGCGCAGGTAGTCGAAGCCGAACTCGTTATTGGTGCCGTAGGTGATGTCGGCGTTATAGGCCTCCCGCCGCTCCTCGTCGTCGAGACCGTGAACGATTACGCCGACGGTCAGGCCGAGGAAGTTGTAAATCCGCCCCATCCACTCGGAGTCGCGCTTGGCGAGATAGTCGTTGACCGTAACGACGTGGACCCCTTTGCCGGTCAGGGCATTCAGGTAGGCCGGCAGGGTCGCCACCAGCGTTTTCCCTTCGCCGGTCTTCATCTCGGCGATTTTCCCCTGATGGAGCACCATCCCGCCGATCAACTGGACGTCGAAGTGGCGCATGTTGTGCACCCGCTTCCCCGCCTCGCGGCAGACGGCAAACGCTTCGGGGAGGAGTGAATCGAGACTCTCGCCTTTCTGGTAGCGTTCCTTGAACTCGACAGTCTTATTCTGCAACTGATCGTCGGACAGTTGGGCGATCTGCTGCTCCAGGCCGTTGATCTTCTGCACGATCGGCCAGAGGCGTTTCAGCTCGCGCTCGTTCTTGCTCCCGACGATCTTCTTGATAATGTTCCCAATCATTAAAACATTCTCCTGACTCGGGGTGGATTGGCACAAAGCAACAGGTGAGACTACCATAACAGGCTAAATTGCTCAACAGAATTACGCCCCGCACGGCGCCGGACAACGCAACGATTCAGTGACGCAATTGCCCGGTAAAAAAGCGATTCATGCTCCGGTTGGTTAGAAGCGCCGGTTGTCGAACATCCGGCGGGTCTTCCGTTCCGACCGGGGAAGTTCCCCGTAAGGGAGGACTTCAACCTCGCAGGTGACCATCAGGTTCCGCTTGATGGCCAACACAATGCTCTTTCCCAGCTGTTCGTCGCGGGAAGGCGAGACATCCTCGCCCCGCTCGACCCGCACCGTCATATGGTCGCGACCGTCGCTGCGATGGTCGAGCACCACCTGGAACTCGCTGCCGAACCCCTCCAGCTGGCTGAGCACCTCGTCGATCTGGCCGGGATAGATGTTGACGCCGCGGAAAATCACCACATCGTCGGAGCGGCCGAGAATCCGGTCGTGCCGAGGAAGCCCGCAGCCACAGGGGCAATCCCCCGGCAACAGGCGGGTCAAGTCCCGTGAACGGTAACGGATCAGCGGCGCCCCTTCCTTGCGCAGGGTGGTGAAAACCATCTCCCCCACTTCTCCCGGCGCCACCGGCTGCAGGGTATCGGGATCGATGATCTCCAGGATGAAATAGTCGGCCCAGTAATGAATAGCGCCATTGCAGCCGCAGGAGAGACCGGCCCCCGGACCGTAGACCTCGGTCAGGCCGGTGATGTCATGCACCGATTCGGCGCCGAGCAGGTCGCGAATCTTGGCCAGCATCGCTTCACTCGAACGCTCGGCGCCGAGGATCACCTTGCGGACGGCGATCCGGTCCCGGAGACCGCGGCGCTGCACCTCCTCGGCCAACAGCAACCCCATCGAGGCAGTGCAACAGACTACCGTCGACTGGAGGTCGACGAGAAAGGTAGTCTGGAGATCGAGATTGCCCGGCCCCACCGGCACCGCCATGGCGCCGTACCGTTCGCAGCCGAGTTGGAAGCCGGCGCCGGCGGTCCAGAGCCCATAGCCGACACAGATCTGCACCCGGTCCTCCCGGGTCACCCCCGCCAATTCGTAGCAGCGGCAGAACATTTCCGCCCAGTCATCAAGGTCCTTCCGGGTGTAACAAAGGATCTTCCGTTTGCCGGTAGTGCCGGACGACGAGTGAATCCGGACCAGCTCCGCCTCGGGAGCGGCCTGCAACGGGAAGGGATAACCTGCTTGCAGGTCGTCGGCGGTAATAAAGGGAAGCCGTTGCAGATCGGCCAGCGAGTGAATCTCGCCCGGCGTCACCCCGGCCTTGCCGAGATGTTCCCGGTAAAAGGGGGAATTGTTCCAGGCATGAGCGACGGTCCACTGCAATCCGGCGAGCTGCAGGCGCTCCAGTTCGGCAGGAGAGCTAAAGGATGCGGGAAAGCGGCTGAGCATGGCGTGACGCCTCCGAGATAATTTTTTCCGCTGGCGGTGGGGTAACGTCGAGCCGGGAGCGAGCGGGAAGCGGCTAGGCGGCGCCCCGTTCAATCCCCAGGCGGAGCGCCTTCAGCGACTCCGCCAAGAGCACGCCCTTGGCCGCCAGGCGATGTTCGATGGTGGCAACGAGCTCGTCGAGCGAGCAGAAAAGCGCCGCTGCCGGTGCCAACCGGGCCACGGCGAAGCCGAGGAGCAAAAGATTAAGCGCCTGGGGATTGCCGAGTTCCAGGGCCAGGCGATCGGCGTCGAGGGAATGGAGCGTCTCCCCCGTCCACTCGGGCGCCCGGGGAGCATTCACTACCACCCACCCGGCCGGGCGAAGAAAATGACGATGCAACGGGAGGTTTTCCGCCTTCAGGGCCAACAGCCCGTCGGCACAGCCGGGGCGAACCAGTGGGCTGGCAAAGTCGCCGACCTTGAGGTGGGAGATTACCACCCCGCCTCGTTGGGCCATGCCGTGGGTTTCGGAGGTCATCACCGCCAGCCCCTTGCGGATGGCGGTTTCCGCCAGGAGGCGGGTGACGAAGAGAATCCCCTGCCCGCCAACGCCGCTGATGATCAACTGCTGGTTAGCCATCACAATCCTCGATTTCGTTCCGTTCTCGCCGTTCAAGGGATTTCTTCGATCGCCAGCCGGGGACAGACCGCGGTACAGACGCCACAATCACTGCAGGTCAGCGTATCGATCACCACCCGCTGCCGCTGTTCGTCATAGACCAGCGCCGGGCACTCGAACTGCTCGATGCAGTACCGGCAGCCGTTGCAGGCATCGCTGACGGTCACCGCGCGTGGTGTCGGCCGTGCCCCCCGGTAACTCCGATCGACCACACACGGCTGGCGGGCGATCACCACCGCCACCCCGTCGGTCCGGGCAAAGGCGACCGCCTCCTTCATCAGGGCGATGAAGGCCGGCAGATCGCCGGGCTGGCCGACCCGGCAGAATTTCACCCCGCAGGCCGCCACCAGCGCCTCCATGTCGACGGCGGCCGTCGGCACCCCACCGGCACCGCAACCCGACGCCGGCGTCGGCTGGTTACCGGTCATGGCAGTAGTCGAATTATCGAGAATCACCAGCACGAAGCGGGCATCCTGGACCACGGCATCGATCAGCGGCGGAATGCCGGCATGAAAAAAGGTCGAATCGCCGACGGTGGCAACAATGTCCGGCAGCTCGCCGGACAGCCGGTAGGCATGGTAAAAGCCGGCCGCCTGACTCACCGCCGCTCCCATGCAGAGTACCGTATCGACCCCCCCGAGGTTGAGGCCAAGGGTATAGCAGCCGATGTCGGAAGGATAGATTCCCCGCGGCGCCGCCCGCTTGATGGCATAGAAGCTTGCCCGGTGCGGACAGCCGGGGCAGAGAGTAGGACGTCGTCCCCCGCCAGCGGGAGCCGTGACCGACAGCTCGCCCGGCACGGCGGCAAAATCGGCAATCAGCCGTGCAACCGTTTCCGGCAGCAACTCACCCACCTCCGGAACGAACCCCGAGCGCTTTCCCCGCACCCGACCACGATCGGCCAGCTGCATCTCGATAACCCCGACTGTCTCTTCGAGGACCAAGAGCTCGTCGTACGCAGCCAACACCTGCTCGATGAACGCGGTGTGGAGGGGGTAGGGTTGCACGACCTGCCAGAGCGGCAGCACCTCCCACAGCCCGAGGTCCTGCATGATCTCGCGGGCATGGGCGGCGGCAACGCCGGCGGCAATCACCGCCCGCCGTCCGCCACTCCCCGGATTGAGCAACTGCGGCGCCGTCGGCTCCCAGGCGGCGATTTTCCGCAGCTTCTCCTCCAGCGCCAGATGGAGCCGGTAGCGGTGTACCGGCGTCGCCGCCCAGCGCTGCGGATCCTTGACGAAGTCGGCCCGCCGCACGGCAGGATGGACCGCACCGGGGAGGATGTCCTGATTGGCGTGACAGACCCGGGTTGTCGGCCGGAGCATCACCGGCACCTCGAATGCCTCGGAAAGTTCCAGCCCGAGACCGGTCAGCCGCCGGGCATGCTCCGGCGAGTCGGGATCGAGGACCGGCACCTTGGCGGCCATTGCCGTCAGGCGACTGTCCTGCTCGGTCTGTGAGGAATGGGGGCCGGGATCGTCGGCACTGATCACCAGGAAGCCCCCTTTCACGCCGAGGTAAGCGGCGCTCATCAGCGGATCGGAGGCGACATTGAGCCCCACCTGCTTCATGGCGGTGGCAGCCCGCAGACCGGCCTGACTGGCCGCATAGGCAATCTCCAGGGCAACCTTTTCGTTCACCGCCCACTCGACATGCATCGGCAGCTGATAGCGGGCCTGCCACTGGGCGACACCGCTCAGGATTTCCGATGCCGGCGTCCCGGGATACGAGGCGACCACGCTGCAGCCGTTCTCTACCAAGCCGTGGGCCATGGCATCATTGCCAAGCAGTAACATCCGTTCGCTCACCCTCTGCTCCTCCACCGCCGGACAGTGCAAAATCAAGCGATTGTCCGCACTGGCTGCCGATTTGTCAACCGAAAAACCTGCCGGCAGCTTGCGATCTCGGCCGTCACTCCTCTGTTATTCAACCGTTGCCAGGCTTGTCAAAGTCGTCGATTCGTAACGGCAATAACCCTGCCGATGCCGGCTGCTCCGGAAAGTTCCCGCCCGGGAAACGGAAAAAATGATTCAAGTTTTCGGCCAAACGGGCGATTTACTTAAGGGCGAGAACACTTCATGAAAGCGGGTGGGTAATGACTGGAATCAGTTTTGAAGAAATCATGTTCACCATCATGTCGGCAACGCAGGATACCTTCAACAATTATCTGGGGGTGGAGATTTTTGCCGGCAAAGTGGAGCGGAAGGTCGATCCGGTCGACTCCGATGTCGTCGGGATCGTCGGAGTGGCAGGCGATCGCGTCGGCTACATCCTCCTGGCTGCCGACAGCGTCGCCGCGGTGACCATCGCCAAGGAACTGCTGATGCTCGATGAACCGGACGAAGAATCGATCCGGGATGCCATCGGCGAACTGACCAATAACATCGCCGGCGTGTTCAAGACCAAGTATCACGAACAGTACGGCAGCGTCGCCCTCGGCCTGCCGCTGATCGTCTCGGGGATGCTGCGCACCGTCGCCGACACCGGGCAGGCCAAGGAAGAAGGGAGCAGCATGAACGTCCAGTGCAAAGGGGTGACGATCCCCTTCAAATCGCTGGACGGGAGGATCGCCCTCCGGGTAATGGTCTACATGTAGCCGCCCGACCGTCCGCCATGCTCAGCAGTTGGCGGACGGGGCGCCTATTCGCCGCTGACGTCGAGAGCGGCGATCCGGAGCGACGGAGCACCAAGGGCCCCGAAAAAGCGGAGGTCGTCCCCCACCATTTCCACCGAACGGAACAGTTCGAGGATATTGCCGGCAATAGCGATCCCCTTGACCGGCACCGTCACCTTCCCCTTTTCAATCAGGAAACCGGCCGCCCCGACGGAAAAGTCGCCGGAGATCGGGTTGGCGGTATGCATCCCCATCACGTCGGTCAGCAGAATTCCCCGCTCGATCCCTTCGAACAGCCCGGCAAGGGGGGTACCCCCCTTCTCGATGAAGAAATTGGACACACCCATGTGAGGCGGCGACTTGATCCCGCCCCGCACCGCGCTGCCGGTTGAGGGAACGCCGGCTTTGCACCCCCGCAGGGTATCGTAAAGAAAACCGGCAAGCCGCCCATCCTCCGCTAGAACGGTACGCCGCTTCGGCACCCCCTCCGCATCGAAGGGGGCGGTGCCGGCGCCGTCCGGCAAAGTACCGTCATCGACGATCCGGAGCAGCGGCGCAAAGAGCAGTTCCCCCTGCTTCCCCGCCAGCAGCGACTTCCCCTTCTGGACATTCTCGGCAAGAAACGCCGGCGCCAGCACTTCCAGAATCTCCGTGGCCACGTAATTGTCGAGCACCGCCGGGCAGCGCATGGTCGGAATGGTGGTCGCCCCGAGCAGGCCTAGCGCCTTGGCAGCGGCACGGCGGGCGATATTCTCCACGGTCAGGTCAGCAAAACGGGTGGCAAAATCGAAGTCCCACCCCATCTGGGACTGGCCGTTCTCTTCGGCGATGGCGGAAACGCTGGCGGAAACCGATGTCCCGCGATAGCAACCGTCGACCCCACGGGAATTGACGATCCGCATCATCACCGTCGACTCGCTGAAGGCACTCTTCCGCACCTTGGTAATCCGCGGATCGACGTCGAGGACCAACCGCTCCAATAAGAGTGCCCGTTCAACCTTCTCTTCCTCGGCGACCGCCGCCAACCGGTCGTCGAACAGTTCCGGCATCTCCCGGTACGAAGCCGGTTCGGCAAAGGCATGGCAGTTGTCAGGGGTCTGGGTCGCCGCCCCGACCAGAGCGTTCTCCACCATTCGCTCGAGATCGGCGTCGACCAGGCTGGTCGAAAACGAAAACCCCATCCCCCCGGCTTTCAGCACCCGGACGCTGACGCCGGTCGGCGCCGAACACTTGAAGGTGTCCACTTTCTGCTCTTTCGCCTCGACGGTCAGATTGCGCGACGCCGCGGCGGTTATTTCCCAACCGTCCAGCGGGCGGGAAACAAGGAGCGATTTCACCTGTTCGACGATGGTATCTACGTTCATGGTATCCTCGGATGGTTGGTGTGGGCTGGAAACGGAAGGCGGCGGCAGCGAACGCGGAATCGGCGGCGGTCGGAGAGGCGCGCGGGGTCCCGCTGGCGCGGGAAAGGCGGTTACAGGTCGAGGATCATGGCGATCTCGTCGCAGTCGGGAAATTTCACGCACTTCATGCAGTCGCCCCAGACTTTGTGGGGGAGTTCAGCCTTGTCAACGATCCGCATCCCGAATTTACCGAAAAAATTAGGTTTGTAGGTGAGACAGAATACCCGCTTCAGCCCGAGACTGCGGGCTTCGTCGATACAGGCCTGTACCACTGTGGTGCCGATCCCTTTCCGGCCGGCATCTTCCGCTACCGCCACCGAACGGATCTCCGCCAGGTCTTCCCACATGATATGCAGCGCCGAGACGCCGATCAGGCAGCCGTCCTCCTCAACGACATAGAAGTCGCGGATCGACTCGTAGAGTTCGGAAAGCGAGCGGGAAAGCATGTCGCCGCGGGTGGCAAAATGGGAGAGGAGCTTCTGGATATTTTTCACATCGCCGATCTGTGCCTTGCGGAGCATGCGTTTATTGTTCTCCTTTGCCGCTGGTTAGGGGGGAGGCCGGTTGTTTGCGGCGTTCAAACACGTAGGTACTCTCACGGGACCGTTTGGCGATCTTTTTCAGCTCCGCCGCCACCTCTGCCACCTTGGCGTAATGGTCGATCTGCGGAGAGTCGGTCGAGATGATCGCCACCGCCACCCCCATCAGCGGGATCTTCTCTTCATTCCCTTTCCGGTCGTGAGCGACAAAAAAGCCGTTGCGCTTCTCATCTTCGTCGAACAGCTCGGAGACGACGGCGCCAAAATTGGTAATGATCCGTTGCGCAACGCCCTCGGCCTGGCTTTCGGGGACGATGAACACGAAATCGTCGCCGCCGATATGGCCGGCAAAGCCGTCGCCGGTTTCGATCACCGCATTGGAGATGATCCGAGCCAGCATCCGCAAGACTTCGTCGCCATGAGCGAAACCGTAGACATCATTGTACTGCTTGAAATGGTTGATATCCAGGTAACAGACTGCCAGATTCTTGCCGATGGCCGCTTCGATCGCCCGCTGAATCGAAGCGTTGCCCGGCAATTTGGTCAGCGGGTTATTATCGAACACATGCCGCAGCCGGCTGAGCGACAGGTTGATGCGGGTAAAAAGCTCGCGATAATTGAGCGGCAGCGAGACGAAGTCGTTGAGCGGGTACTCCAGCCAGTCGAAGGACTCGGCGTCCGGCTCGCTCATCATGCCGATCACCGGAATGGTGCTGAAGAAAAAATCGTCCTTCAAGTCCCGGACGATGGTCAGGGTAGCTTCATCCTGCAGCGTCAGGTCGATCAGCACGACATCGGGAGGATCGGAGTAAAGCGTCCCCATGACGCTGGCCTCGTTATTCAGGGTCACCACCTGATGTCCCTGACTCTGCAGGCGCAGAATCAGGTTCCCGTCCAATCCTCCCGCACCGGAAATCACGATAATTCGTAAATCATTCCCCATCGACGGCCTGTATCTCCAGACTGAAATTTTTCGTTTCGATCAGTTTGTCTTCCAGTTCTTCGACAATCGCTTCGAGATCACTTTCGGTCATATTCAACCGTTCCCAGGCAACCGGCTGAATTCGCGGCACATATTCTTCACCGCTGAAGCCAAACCCGCTCGCCTTGACTAGCACATCGGCCAGGTGGACCACGGCGGTTTTCAGCTGGTGATTGGTTGCCTTGGCCACATCGTGGTGGCACCCCACCGGTTCGATGAGCTTGTCCGGCAAAAACCAGCTCCGCACCAGCCACTCCCCGACTTCGGCATGGTCGGTTTCGAGAACCCGTCGTTCGGCGTCCAGCATCGACAACCCTTCGGCGGCCATCAGACGGGAGATTGCCGAATGGTCGTCCGGACATTTCTCCTTGATGATCACCTTACCGATATCGTGCAGAAGCGCCGCCGTAGAAATCTCCTCGATCTCCGGCAGCTTCAGGTAACGGGCAATGATATTGGCGGCTACCCCGGCACCGAGCGAGTGCTCCCAGAGGCCGACAATACTTTTCTCCATAATCTCGAAGATGGACGAACTGAGTGCCAGGCTCTTGATGACGTTCACACCGAGAAGGATGAGTGCGTTGGAAATGGTCGAAACCCGATAGAAGCCGTAGGATGGCGAATTGACCAGTCGCAGTACCCGGGCGCAGAGAATCTGGTCGGCGGAAACGAGTTGTGCCATTTCCTGAATGGTCGATTTGCGGTTTTCCGAAAGAGTCTGCAGCCTGTTGATAACACCGGGGATCGTGGGGAGCGAGTTGGTATCCTTGATGATTTCCTGAATCTGCTCGCGCTTACCGTCCACGCGTCCCTCCCATGGAGCGAATCAGTAATGCCTCGTACATCCCTTTCAATTTACGCATCAACGGCACATTGTCAACCTTGCGGAAACGATGATCGAGTTCGGCGAGCAGATTTTCGAGGTTATTCTCCCCTTCGGCAGCCAGGGGATTGCCTTCCACCGTTATCGATTTAATGCCGAGGTTCTTCAGCCGTTCGATGAGGCCGGAAGTGAGCACCGTTCCTCTACCGCAGATCGTAGGCCCTTGCGGACTTTCGACCCGGCGGACATCCCGGGCCAGGACCATATCCGGTTCGGCGGAGGCAATTGGTATTGACTGCATCTGTCGTTCACCTCATTTCAATCTATATCCAACATATTATACTACCAATCGACGGCCTTCGGCAATCA contains:
- a CDS encoding GGDEF domain-containing response regulator; its protein translation is MGNDLRIIVISGAGGLDGNLILRLQSQGHQVVTLNNEASVMGTLYSDPPDVVLIDLTLQDEATLTIVRDLKDDFFFSTIPVIGMMSEPDAESFDWLEYPLNDFVSLPLNYRELFTRINLSLSRLRHVFDNNPLTKLPGNASIQRAIEAAIGKNLAVCYLDINHFKQYNDVYGFAHGDEVLRMLARIISNAVIETGDGFAGHIGGDDFVFIVPESQAEGVAQRIITNFGAVVSELFDEDEKRNGFFVAHDRKGNEEKIPLMGVAVAIISTDSPQIDHYAKVAEVAAELKKIAKRSRESTYVFERRKQPASPLTSGKGEQ
- a CDS encoding chemotaxis protein CheX — translated: MTGISFEEIMFTIMSATQDTFNNYLGVEIFAGKVERKVDPVDSDVVGIVGVAGDRVGYILLAADSVAAVTIAKELLMLDEPDEESIRDAIGELTNNIAGVFKTKYHEQYGSVALGLPLIVSGMLRTVADTGQAKEEGSSMNVQCKGVTIPFKSLDGRIALRVMVYM
- a CDS encoding TldD/PmbA family protein; its protein translation is MNVDTIVEQVKSLLVSRPLDGWEITAAASRNLTVEAKEQKVDTFKCSAPTGVSVRVLKAGGMGFSFSTSLVDADLERMVENALVGAATQTPDNCHAFAEPASYREMPELFDDRLAAVAEEEKVERALLLERLVLDVDPRITKVRKSAFSESTVMMRIVNSRGVDGCYRGTSVSASVSAIAEENGQSQMGWDFDFATRFADLTVENIARRAAAKALGLLGATTIPTMRCPAVLDNYVATEILEVLAPAFLAENVQKGKSLLAGKQGELLFAPLLRIVDDGTLPDGAGTAPFDAEGVPKRRTVLAEDGRLAGFLYDTLRGCKAGVPSTGSAVRGGIKSPPHMGVSNFFIEKGGTPLAGLFEGIERGILLTDVMGMHTANPISGDFSVGAAGFLIEKGKVTVPVKGIAIAGNILELFRSVEMVGDDLRFFGALGAPSLRIAALDVSGE
- a CDS encoding N-acetyltransferase — protein: MLRKAQIGDVKNIQKLLSHFATRGDMLSRSLSELYESIRDFYVVEEDGCLIGVSALHIMWEDLAEIRSVAVAEDAGRKGIGTTVVQACIDEARSLGLKRVFCLTYKPNFFGKFGMRIVDKAELPHKVWGDCMKCVKFPDCDEIAMILDL
- a CDS encoding HDOD domain-containing protein; translation: MDGKREQIQEIIKDTNSLPTIPGVINRLQTLSENRKSTIQEMAQLVSADQILCARVLRLVNSPSYGFYRVSTISNALILLGVNVIKSLALSSSIFEIMEKSIVGLWEHSLGAGVAANIIARYLKLPEIEEISTAALLHDIGKVIIKEKCPDDHSAISRLMAAEGLSMLDAERRVLETDHAEVGEWLVRSWFLPDKLIEPVGCHHDVAKATNHQLKTAVVHLADVLVKASGFGFSGEEYVPRIQPVAWERLNMTESDLEAIVEELEDKLIETKNFSLEIQAVDGE
- a CDS encoding thiamine pyrophosphate-dependent enzyme, translating into MSERMLLLGNDAMAHGLVENGCSVVASYPGTPASEILSGVAQWQARYQLPMHVEWAVNEKVALEIAYAASQAGLRAATAMKQVGLNVASDPLMSAAYLGVKGGFLVISADDPGPHSSQTEQDSRLTAMAAKVPVLDPDSPEHARRLTGLGLELSEAFEVPVMLRPTTRVCHANQDILPGAVHPAVRRADFVKDPQRWAATPVHRYRLHLALEEKLRKIAAWEPTAPQLLNPGSGGRRAVIAAGVAAAHAREIMQDLGLWEVLPLWQVVQPYPLHTAFIEQVLAAYDELLVLEETVGVIEMQLADRGRVRGKRSGFVPEVGELLPETVARLIADFAAVPGELSVTAPAGGGRRPTLCPGCPHRASFYAIKRAAPRGIYPSDIGCYTLGLNLGGVDTVLCMGAAVSQAAGFYHAYRLSGELPDIVATVGDSTFFHAGIPPLIDAVVQDARFVLVILDNSTTAMTGNQPTPASGCGAGGVPTAAVDMEALVAACGVKFCRVGQPGDLPAFIALMKEAVAFARTDGVAVVIARQPCVVDRSYRGARPTPRAVTVSDACNGCRYCIEQFECPALVYDEQRQRVVIDTLTCSDCGVCTAVCPRLAIEEIP